One window from the genome of Carnobacteriaceae bacterium zg-84 encodes:
- the deoC gene encoding deoxyribose-phosphate aldolase: MALNKYIDHTILKTDATQKDIEKICQEAKEYDFMSVCIQPTWVAFAADQLKESTVKVCTVIGFPQGANTPEVKAFETKNAIENGADEVDMVINVGAVKSQNWVLVEKDIKAVVDVAKTHGALSKVIIETCLLTDDEKRQVCDICRRVGADFVKTSTGFSTGGATVADVALMREVVGKDMGVKASGGIRSKEDAKAMIDAGATRLGASSGVAICQGETADTDY, translated from the coding sequence ATGGCATTAAATAAATACATCGACCACACAATTTTAAAAACAGATGCAACACAAAAAGATATTGAAAAAATCTGTCAAGAAGCAAAAGAATATGACTTCATGTCTGTTTGTATTCAACCAACATGGGTAGCTTTTGCCGCTGACCAGTTAAAAGAATCAACAGTAAAAGTGTGTACTGTTATTGGATTTCCACAAGGAGCTAATACACCAGAAGTCAAAGCGTTTGAAACGAAAAATGCTATTGAAAATGGAGCGGATGAAGTAGATATGGTTATTAACGTTGGGGCTGTAAAATCACAGAACTGGGTATTAGTTGAAAAGGATATTAAAGCGGTTGTGGACGTTGCGAAAACACATGGAGCATTAAGTAAAGTTATCATTGAAACGTGTTTATTAACAGATGATGAAAAACGCCAAGTATGCGATATTTGTCGACGTGTAGGAGCTGATTTTGTTAAAACATCAACAGGATTCTCAACAGGAGGTGCAACAGTTGCGGATGTAGCACTCATGCGTGAAGTTGTAGGAAAAGATATGGGCGTCAAAGCAAGTGGTGGTATTCGTTCAAAAGAAGATGCGAAAGCGATGATTGATGCAGGTGCAACAAGACTAGGAGCTTCTAGCGGTGTGGCGATTTGCCAAGGAGAAACAGCCGATACAGACTATTAA
- a CDS encoding DeoR/GlpR transcriptional regulator, producing the protein MLSKEERLEAIIKLVDTKGSIRVSDIVDNLNVSDMTVRRDLTELEESGFLVRTHGGARSKNVFQHKELSHDDKHMMNIEEKKEIASKALELIEEGDTVFLGPGTTVAMLADKIVKTKKSLRVITNCLPIYNILMQEKSENIEIYLLGGEMREVTKSFCGDLTNMILSQMRFSKIFFSSNGVKDNAIMTSTFKEGYTQQMALNNSLDKYLLIDTSKIGKEDFSAFYTLDKISGVIINGNDAEYKKELSAFTKVF; encoded by the coding sequence ATGTTAAGTAAAGAAGAAAGATTAGAAGCGATTATTAAATTAGTAGATACAAAAGGGAGTATACGTGTTTCGGATATTGTAGATAATTTAAATGTATCAGATATGACCGTGCGCCGAGATTTAACAGAATTAGAAGAATCGGGTTTTTTAGTTCGAACACATGGGGGTGCTAGAAGTAAAAATGTTTTCCAACATAAAGAATTATCTCATGATGATAAGCACATGATGAACATTGAAGAGAAAAAAGAAATAGCCTCAAAAGCATTAGAATTAATAGAAGAAGGCGATACAGTTTTCTTGGGACCTGGTACAACGGTAGCGATGTTGGCAGATAAAATTGTCAAAACGAAAAAATCTCTGCGTGTGATTACCAACTGTCTGCCAATTTACAATATACTGATGCAAGAAAAATCTGAAAATATAGAAATTTATTTATTAGGTGGAGAAATGCGAGAGGTGACGAAATCATTTTGTGGTGATTTAACCAATATGATTTTATCACAAATGAGATTTAGTAAAATCTTTTTTAGTAGTAATGGCGTCAAAGATAATGCCATTATGACATCTACTTTCAAAGAAGGGTATACACAACAAATGGCACTGAATAATTCTCTAGATAAATATTTATTGATTGATACTTCTAAAATAGGAAAAGAAGATTTTTCAGCATTTTATACTTTGGATAAAATTAGCGGTGTTATTATTAATGGAAATGATGCTGAATATAAAAAAGAATTAAGTGCTTTTACAAAAGTATTTTAA
- the prmA gene encoding 50S ribosomal protein L11 methyltransferase encodes MKWYELKIATTSPATEMVSSILIEAGSNGVSIEDPSDLLYLEDDGFGQIKPEVEDIYDTQEVFVSGYFPDTKNIIEIQSLIQEKLNEATQYDLPLGRNEILLSSVSEEDWANAWKKHYFPVRITRYLTVVPSWIDYQPSEHEQIIEMDPGMAFGTGTHPTTQLSLEALERVIRGGEIVLDVGTGSGVLSIASKKLGAKHVTAYDLDEKATSVARENILLNGYADIIVKENDLLTGVHTQVDIIVANILAEILEKLVDDAWNNLKYGGHFILSGIILSKKEQLMIQLQQKGFDIIQENCMKDWVSLICVKPLEDDACNDTF; translated from the coding sequence ATGAAGTGGTATGAATTAAAAATAGCGACAACGTCGCCAGCAACAGAAATGGTATCGAGTATTTTAATTGAAGCAGGTTCAAATGGTGTATCGATTGAAGATCCGAGTGACTTACTGTATTTAGAAGACGACGGATTTGGGCAGATTAAACCTGAAGTAGAAGATATTTATGACACCCAAGAAGTATTTGTATCAGGTTATTTTCCAGATACAAAAAATATTATTGAAATCCAGTCTTTGATACAAGAAAAATTAAATGAAGCAACTCAATACGATTTGCCTTTAGGAAGAAATGAAATTTTATTATCAAGTGTTTCAGAAGAAGATTGGGCGAATGCTTGGAAAAAACACTACTTCCCCGTACGTATTACACGTTATTTAACGGTTGTACCTAGCTGGATTGACTATCAACCAAGTGAGCATGAACAAATCATTGAAATGGATCCAGGGATGGCATTTGGTACGGGTACACACCCAACAACACAACTATCATTAGAAGCACTGGAACGTGTGATACGTGGAGGCGAGATAGTTTTAGACGTAGGTACGGGTTCTGGTGTATTAAGTATTGCATCAAAAAAATTAGGTGCTAAACATGTGACAGCCTATGATTTAGACGAAAAAGCAACAAGTGTTGCTCGAGAAAATATTCTCCTAAATGGATATGCAGATATTATTGTGAAAGAGAATGATTTATTAACGGGCGTTCATACACAAGTTGATATTATTGTGGCAAATATTCTAGCTGAAATTTTAGAGAAATTGGTCGATGATGCTTGGAACAACTTGAAATATGGTGGACATTTTATTTTGTCCGGTATTATTTTGTCTAAAAAAGAACAACTGATGATACAGTTACAACAAAAAGGATTTGACATTATTCAAGAAAATTGTATGAAAGATTGGGTGTCACTTATTTGTGTGAAACCACTAGAGGATGATGCATGCAACGATACTTTTTAG
- a CDS encoding 16S rRNA (uracil(1498)-N(3))-methyltransferase: MQRYFLDSVVNKDRIGIVKEQYHHMIRVMRMKVGQCVYLVEPNRRAFLAEITEIEDDVVWLTYIADDDRQVELPVDVTIACGLPKGDKLEFIAQKATELGVHSILPVETSWSVVKWEMKKQDKKIQRLQKIAQEAAEQSHRHYVPTIYPMMSFKQLINHLNDYTHVIVAYEESAKQSEMSQLKKIYTSLKPNDRLLAIFGSEGGLSPDEITLLEKAGATLCGLGPRIMRAETAPLYLLSSLSYALELGGN, from the coding sequence ATGCAACGATACTTTTTAGATAGTGTTGTCAATAAAGATAGAATTGGTATTGTAAAAGAGCAGTATCACCACATGATACGTGTCATGCGTATGAAGGTCGGGCAATGTGTGTATTTAGTTGAACCGAACAGACGTGCATTTCTAGCTGAAATCACAGAAATAGAAGATGATGTTGTTTGGCTCACGTACATTGCGGATGATGATAGGCAGGTAGAATTACCTGTTGATGTGACGATTGCTTGCGGCTTACCTAAAGGGGATAAATTAGAGTTTATTGCTCAAAAAGCAACAGAATTAGGTGTACATAGTATTTTACCAGTTGAAACGAGTTGGTCTGTTGTAAAATGGGAGATGAAAAAACAAGACAAGAAAATACAAAGATTACAAAAAATTGCACAAGAAGCAGCAGAACAAAGCCATCGGCACTATGTTCCAACGATTTATCCAATGATGTCGTTTAAACAACTAATAAATCATTTAAACGATTACACTCATGTGATTGTTGCGTATGAAGAAAGTGCGAAACAGTCAGAGATGAGTCAATTAAAAAAAATATATACATCTTTAAAACCCAATGATCGACTTTTAGCGATTTTTGGTTCAGAAGGAGGACTTTCTCCAGATGAAATTACATTATTAGAAAAGGCGGGTGCAACACTTTGTGGGCTAGGTCCTAGAATTATGCGTGCAGAAACAGCTCCGTTGTACTTACTTTCATCATTATCGTATGCTTTAGAATTAGGAGGAAACTAA
- the pyrR gene encoding bifunctional pyr operon transcriptional regulator/uracil phosphoribosyltransferase PyrR — translation MLEQILILEEAAMNRALTRITHEILERHKGTENLVLIGIKTRGIYLAKRIAEKIQTFEGVSVPVGELDITLYRDDRHEIDDRAQPVVNESNIPFSIKGQSVVLIDDVLFTARTVRAAMDALMDFGRAKRITVGVLVDRGHRELPIKADYIGKNMPTSLTEQIFVRLKEVDNVDEVVLERV, via the coding sequence ATTTTGGAACAAATATTGATTTTAGAAGAAGCGGCAATGAATCGAGCGTTAACGCGTATTACACATGAAATTTTAGAAAGACATAAAGGAACAGAAAATCTTGTTCTGATTGGTATTAAAACAAGAGGGATTTATTTGGCAAAACGTATTGCAGAAAAAATTCAAACATTTGAAGGTGTCAGTGTTCCGGTAGGAGAATTAGATATTACATTATATCGTGATGACCGACATGAAATAGATGATCGAGCACAACCCGTTGTGAATGAATCGAATATTCCCTTTTCTATAAAAGGGCAAAGTGTTGTATTGATTGATGATGTATTGTTTACTGCTAGAACTGTACGTGCAGCAATGGATGCCCTTATGGATTTTGGAAGAGCTAAACGCATTACGGTTGGTGTATTAGTAGATAGAGGTCATAGAGAACTACCAATTAAAGCTGACTATATCGGTAAAAACATGCCAACATCTTTAACAGAGCAAATTTTTGTAAGATTAAAAGAAGTAGACAACGTGGATGAGGTTGTACTGGAGAGAGTGTAG
- the yidA gene encoding sugar-phosphatase, with amino-acid sequence MTNIKMVAIDIDGTLLNSKGELTPKVKETIKKATQKGVKIVLCTGRPTKGVENLLNELDLMSDEQYVISYNGSLVQSTNKKQIVQSYSFTFKELDEIRELADTLQVHYHAAGDDALYTTNRMIGIYTAYESVLVNMPIAYRTIDELKNINLNPYKMMFVDEPHILDDVLLKIPQAIKEKYFLVKSAPFYLEILHKDANKGNAVAALATFLNIDLSQIMAIGDNDNDIDMIDVAGYGVAMGNAVDRVKEHATYMTTSNDEDGVAHILEELVL; translated from the coding sequence ATGACGAATATAAAAATGGTCGCTATTGATATAGACGGAACATTATTAAATTCTAAAGGTGAACTGACACCTAAAGTAAAAGAAACAATTAAAAAAGCAACACAAAAAGGTGTAAAAATTGTGTTATGTACAGGAAGACCAACGAAAGGTGTTGAAAACCTTTTGAACGAGTTAGACTTAATGAGTGATGAACAATATGTGATTTCCTATAATGGTTCCTTGGTACAGTCGACCAACAAAAAACAAATTGTTCAATCATATTCCTTTACATTTAAAGAACTAGACGAAATTAGAGAATTGGCAGATACATTACAAGTTCATTATCATGCTGCTGGAGATGATGCTTTATATACGACAAATCGTATGATTGGTATTTATACAGCGTATGAATCTGTATTGGTAAATATGCCCATTGCTTATCGAACGATAGACGAGTTAAAAAATATAAATTTAAATCCATACAAAATGATGTTTGTGGATGAACCGCATATTTTAGATGATGTTTTGTTGAAAATACCACAAGCAATAAAAGAAAAATATTTCCTCGTAAAAAGTGCACCTTTTTACTTGGAAATTTTGCATAAAGATGCCAACAAAGGAAATGCAGTAGCAGCTTTAGCTACGTTTCTAAATATAGATCTTTCTCAAATAATGGCGATTGGCGACAACGATAATGACATTGATATGATTGATGTTGCTGGATACGGTGTTGCAATGGGAAATGCAGTGGATAGAGTCAAAGAACATGCGACTTATATGACAACATCAAATGATGAAGACGGTGTTGCGCATATTTTAGAGGAATTGGTTTTATAA
- a CDS encoding aspartate carbamoyltransferase catalytic subunit — translation MGRKNLQHLNHFVSTSDLSKEIVQSLIDRAIAYKKGASYHFLEPKFIANLFFESSTHTRCAFEMAEHHLGIKQLSFDYETSSVTKGASLHDTVVTMCTLGVDVLVIRSDEEQFYTSLLEDKNVTCTIVNAGDGMGEHPVQSMIDLMTIYEHFGSFEGLKVGIVGDIKHSRVANSDMAMFRRLGMKVYFSGPEVFQNDKCQMYGDYMSMDALVKEVDVLVLLRIQRERHSLSISDETYFKDYGLTLDRVGNMKEKAIILHPCPINKGVEIAPEVLTLDKCRILTQMKNGVYMNMAILEALLV, via the coding sequence ATGGGAAGAAAAAATTTACAACATTTAAATCACTTTGTATCAACTAGTGATTTAAGTAAAGAGATTGTTCAATCGCTTATTGATAGAGCTATTGCATATAAAAAAGGGGCAAGTTACCATTTTTTAGAACCTAAATTTATTGCCAATTTATTTTTTGAAAGTAGTACACATACAAGATGTGCTTTTGAAATGGCAGAACATCATTTAGGGATTAAGCAACTGAGCTTTGATTATGAAACAAGTAGTGTGACAAAAGGAGCAAGCTTACACGATACAGTTGTTACGATGTGTACATTAGGTGTTGATGTACTTGTTATTCGTTCTGATGAAGAACAATTTTACACTTCTTTATTAGAAGATAAAAATGTGACATGCACCATTGTAAATGCTGGAGATGGAATGGGTGAACATCCCGTTCAAAGTATGATTGATTTGATGACGATTTATGAACATTTTGGTTCTTTTGAAGGCTTAAAAGTAGGTATTGTAGGTGATATTAAACATTCTCGTGTGGCTAATTCAGATATGGCAATGTTTAGACGCTTAGGTATGAAAGTTTATTTTTCCGGTCCAGAAGTATTTCAGAATGATAAATGTCAGATGTATGGAGATTACATGTCAATGGACGCTTTAGTTAAAGAGGTAGATGTATTGGTTCTTTTACGTATTCAACGTGAAAGACATAGTCTATCCATTAGTGATGAAACCTATTTTAAAGATTATGGATTGACTCTTGATAGAGTAGGGAACATGAAAGAAAAAGCGATTATTTTGCATCCGTGTCCAATCAATAAAGGTGTAGAAATCGCACCCGAGGTACTGACATTAGACAAATGCCGTATATTGACACAAATGAAAAACGGTGTGTATATGAATATGGCAATATTAGAAGCACTTTTAGTGTAA
- the spxA gene encoding transcriptional regulator Spx produces MITLYTSPSCASCRKARSWLEEHDIPYVERNIISEPLSIDEIKNILRVTEDGTEEIISQRSKTFKKLDINIDELPLSQLLDLIHENPTLLRRPILMDDKKLQVGFNEDEIRRFLPRSVRVLDLIAAQQAI; encoded by the coding sequence ATGATTACCTTATATACTTCCCCAAGCTGTGCATCTTGTCGTAAAGCACGTTCTTGGTTAGAAGAACATGATATTCCTTATGTGGAACGTAATATTATTTCTGAACCTTTATCTATTGATGAAATAAAAAATATTTTGCGTGTGACAGAAGACGGAACAGAAGAGATTATTTCTCAGCGTTCTAAAACCTTTAAAAAACTAGATATCAATATAGATGAACTACCATTAAGTCAATTATTAGATTTAATTCACGAAAATCCAACATTATTACGTCGCCCTATTTTAATGGACGATAAAAAATTGCAAGTCGGTTTTAACGAAGATGAAATCCGTCGTTTCTTACCACGTTCTGTGCGTGTATTAGATTTAATTGCTGCACAGCAAGCTATATAA